One genomic window of Luteitalea pratensis includes the following:
- a CDS encoding beta-ketoacyl-[acyl-carrier-protein] synthase family protein, which produces MSDQKRIAITGIGMVCALGTQREAVWEHMLAGQCGIGPVTLFETDGYRSRIAAEVDLSDVQARFTPYQRRRWSRSDMMGVVAAEEAIEDAGLLDSGIDRARVGVLLGAGTGDLMRNESFFFTMRREGIDRARPTWIHHHFSSTPVDVVAAHFGLEGLRSCLMAACSSSTIAIGQAVDAIRRGRLDAALAGGTDALSRLTFAGFNALRLMDPQPCRPFDAGRQGMNIGEGAAILVLEGWERATRRGAHIYAELAGYSFTCEAYHPTTPEPEGQAIASTIRAALDDARVNAGEVTHVNAHGTATPQNDKAEARGVRVVFGDRANVLPVTSLKAMLGHCLGAAGAMEAAALALTIDRGCIPPTIHHDTTDPECPVDLVANSPREVRVPCAVSTSLAFGGNDSALVLKHV; this is translated from the coding sequence ATGTCTGACCAGAAGCGGATTGCCATCACCGGCATCGGCATGGTCTGCGCGCTCGGCACGCAGCGCGAAGCCGTGTGGGAACACATGCTGGCGGGACAGTGCGGCATCGGCCCGGTGACGTTGTTCGAAACGGACGGCTACCGCAGCCGCATCGCGGCCGAGGTCGATCTCTCCGACGTGCAGGCGCGGTTCACGCCGTACCAGCGGCGGCGATGGTCGCGCAGCGACATGATGGGTGTGGTCGCGGCGGAGGAGGCGATCGAGGACGCCGGACTGCTCGACAGCGGCATCGATCGCGCACGCGTCGGCGTGCTGCTCGGTGCCGGGACCGGCGACCTGATGCGCAATGAGTCGTTCTTCTTCACGATGCGGCGCGAAGGCATCGACCGCGCCCGGCCGACCTGGATACACCATCACTTCTCGAGCACGCCGGTCGACGTCGTCGCCGCGCATTTCGGGCTGGAGGGACTGCGGTCGTGCCTGATGGCCGCGTGCTCGTCGAGCACGATCGCCATCGGGCAGGCGGTGGACGCGATTCGTCGCGGCCGCCTCGACGCGGCGCTGGCGGGGGGCACCGACGCGCTGTCGCGGCTGACGTTTGCCGGGTTCAATGCCCTGCGCCTGATGGACCCGCAGCCGTGCCGTCCGTTCGACGCAGGCCGGCAAGGGATGAACATCGGCGAAGGCGCGGCCATCCTCGTGCTCGAGGGCTGGGAACGCGCGACCCGGCGGGGCGCGCACATCTACGCGGAACTGGCGGGCTACAGCTTCACCTGCGAGGCGTACCATCCGACGACGCCGGAGCCCGAAGGCCAGGCCATTGCATCCACGATCCGCGCCGCCCTCGACGATGCGCGTGTGAACGCCGGGGAGGTGACGCACGTGAACGCGCACGGCACGGCGACGCCGCAGAACGACAAGGCAGAAGCACGCGGTGTGCGCGTCGTCTTCGGCGACCGCGCAAACGTGCTCCCGGTCACGTCGCTCAAGGCGATGCTCGGGCACTGCCTCGGGGCGGCAGGCGCCATGGAAGCCGCGGCGCTTGCCCTGACCATCGACCGCGGCTGCATTCCGCCAACGATTCATCACGACACGACCGATCCGGAGTGCCCGGTCGATCTCGTGGCGAACTCCCCGCGCGAGGTCCGGGTCCCGTGCGCCGTCTCCACGTCACTCGCATTCGGCGGCAACGATTCGGCGCTGGTCCTGAAGCACGTTTGA
- a CDS encoding NAD(P)/FAD-dependent oxidoreductase, which produces MTYDVIITGGGLAGLCLARQLRQEHPDIRVLVAEKKKHPVPEAAHKVGESSVEIGAHYFSKILGLETHLVERQLYKLGLRYFFTDGDNRDVTGRIELGPKTFPGIPSFQLDRGRLENFLLEEGRKAGIEVLDGCKVTSIQFGDPHHRVEITIDGQMHAFKGRWVVDGSGRAGLLRRKLGLSRPASHNANAVWFRMSRRLKIDEWSGKDAWQSWMPAQERWMSTVHLMGKGYWTWLIPLASDSHSIGIVVDEALHPYQTLNRFDKAMGWLHAFEPQCAEMLEAHRGDLDDFLGLQHFSHSCAQMYSADRWALIGEAGVFTDPFYSPGSDFIAIGNDIAAELIGRDRRGEDITHHAAFFSHMYLLLFQAFMKLYDGQYPIMGNAQVMTVKVAWDNACYWAISALLYFRRKYRDMVYMQQLEGLLTRFFFLHARMQTRLKQWSETDQASYGYQQMSLLDMPYLHRLQGQLCDGIDDATLTARLHENVAELERYAEVIVQMIAGKTIDRHAGGFENGAVFQLQRVSVAV; this is translated from the coding sequence ATGACCTACGACGTGATCATCACCGGTGGGGGCCTTGCCGGCCTCTGCCTCGCTCGCCAGCTGCGTCAGGAACACCCGGACATCAGAGTCCTCGTCGCCGAGAAGAAGAAACATCCGGTGCCGGAAGCCGCCCACAAGGTCGGCGAGTCCAGCGTGGAGATCGGCGCGCACTATTTCTCGAAGATTCTCGGCCTCGAGACGCACCTGGTCGAGCGCCAGCTGTACAAGCTCGGCCTGCGGTACTTCTTCACCGACGGCGACAACCGTGACGTCACCGGGCGCATCGAACTCGGACCGAAGACGTTCCCCGGGATTCCGTCGTTCCAGCTGGACCGCGGCCGACTCGAGAACTTCCTGCTCGAGGAGGGTCGCAAAGCCGGCATCGAGGTGCTCGACGGCTGCAAGGTGACGTCAATCCAGTTCGGCGACCCGCACCACCGCGTCGAGATCACGATCGATGGCCAGATGCACGCGTTCAAGGGCCGCTGGGTGGTCGACGGCAGTGGCCGCGCCGGGCTGCTCCGCCGCAAGCTCGGTCTTTCGCGGCCGGCCTCGCACAACGCCAACGCCGTGTGGTTCCGCATGAGTCGTCGCCTGAAGATCGACGAGTGGTCGGGCAAGGACGCGTGGCAGTCGTGGATGCCGGCGCAGGAACGGTGGATGAGCACCGTGCACCTGATGGGCAAGGGGTACTGGACGTGGCTCATCCCGCTGGCCTCCGACAGCCATAGCATCGGCATCGTGGTTGACGAAGCGCTGCATCCCTACCAGACACTGAATCGCTTCGACAAGGCGATGGGCTGGCTGCACGCGTTCGAGCCGCAGTGTGCGGAGATGCTCGAGGCGCACCGCGGCGATCTCGACGACTTCCTCGGCTTGCAGCACTTCTCGCATTCGTGCGCGCAGATGTACTCGGCGGATCGCTGGGCGTTGATTGGCGAGGCGGGCGTCTTCACCGACCCCTTCTACTCGCCCGGCTCGGACTTCATCGCCATCGGCAACGACATCGCCGCCGAGCTGATCGGCCGCGATCGCCGGGGCGAGGACATCACGCACCACGCCGCGTTCTTCAGCCACATGTACCTGCTGCTGTTCCAGGCGTTCATGAAGCTGTACGACGGGCAGTATCCGATCATGGGCAACGCCCAGGTGATGACCGTCAAGGTCGCGTGGGACAACGCCTGCTACTGGGCGATTTCGGCGCTGCTCTATTTCCGTCGCAAGTACCGCGACATGGTGTACATGCAGCAACTCGAAGGCCTGCTCACGCGCTTCTTCTTCCTGCACGCGCGCATGCAGACTCGCTTGAAGCAGTGGAGCGAAACGGATCAGGCCAGCTACGGCTACCAGCAGATGTCGCTGCTCGACATGCCCTACCTGCACCGCCTTCAGGGTCAGCTCTGCGACGGCATCGACGACGCCACGCTCACCGCACGGCTGCACGAGAACGTCGCGGAGCTGGAGCGGTATGCCGAGGTCATCGTGCAGATGATCGCTGGCAAGACCATCGATCGCCACGCCGGCGGCTTCGAGAACGGCGCGGTGTTCCAGCTGCAAAGGGTGTCGGTCGCGGTGTAG
- a CDS encoding zinc ribbon domain-containing protein, with amino-acid sequence MSTPTPPVPQDITALEKHLCIACGAQAEWNAERQRLVCPFCGTEAQYSFKEGTGPIEELDLERALRETDDTQRGWQAETKSVQCRSCKAVMVYEAARVGQNCEFCGSPALVDYAATKAPVTPSSLLPFRTSEAQVRDTVRQWFASKWLAPNAFKRKALVDTLHGLYIPYWTFDARVHCPWRAEAGHYYYEKQGNNRVRRVRWSPASGVIDHFFDDLLIPGTRGIDHGLLAQVEPFPTQDLLSYDTAYLSGHVVEQYQVILVDAAEQGLVRMQAEVRQMCIEAIPGDTYQNLQMSPAWSGRTFKHVLVPVYVMAYMYGRRSYQVVVNASNGRMGGTYPISWVKVALIILAILIVLAIVNR; translated from the coding sequence GTGTCGACGCCTACTCCACCAGTCCCGCAGGACATCACCGCCCTCGAGAAGCATCTCTGCATCGCCTGCGGCGCGCAGGCGGAGTGGAATGCCGAGCGACAGCGGCTCGTGTGCCCGTTCTGCGGCACCGAGGCGCAGTACTCCTTCAAGGAAGGGACCGGCCCCATCGAGGAACTCGACCTCGAACGGGCCTTGCGCGAGACCGACGACACCCAGCGCGGCTGGCAGGCCGAGACAAAGAGCGTGCAGTGCCGCAGTTGCAAGGCGGTGATGGTCTACGAGGCGGCACGCGTTGGACAGAACTGCGAGTTCTGCGGGTCGCCGGCGCTGGTCGATTATGCCGCCACCAAGGCGCCCGTCACGCCCTCGAGCCTGCTGCCGTTCCGGACCAGTGAGGCGCAGGTGCGTGACACGGTGCGCCAATGGTTCGCAAGCAAGTGGCTCGCACCCAATGCCTTCAAGCGCAAGGCCCTTGTCGATACGCTGCACGGCCTCTACATCCCCTACTGGACGTTCGACGCACGCGTGCACTGCCCGTGGCGGGCCGAGGCCGGGCACTACTACTACGAGAAACAGGGGAACAACCGGGTACGGCGCGTGCGGTGGTCGCCGGCGTCAGGGGTGATCGATCACTTCTTCGACGACCTGCTCATTCCCGGCACCCGGGGCATCGACCACGGCCTGCTCGCGCAGGTCGAGCCGTTCCCGACGCAGGACCTGCTGTCCTACGACACGGCCTATCTCTCGGGCCACGTCGTCGAGCAGTACCAGGTGATCCTCGTGGACGCCGCCGAGCAGGGACTGGTGCGCATGCAGGCGGAGGTCCGCCAGATGTGCATCGAAGCGATCCCTGGCGACACGTATCAGAACCTCCAGATGTCGCCGGCGTGGAGCGGCCGGACGTTCAAGCACGTGCTGGTGCCGGTGTACGTGATGGCCTACATGTACGGGCGCCGGTCCTACCAGGTAGTCGTCAACGCCTCGAACGGGCGCATGGGCGGCACGTACCCGATCAGCTGGGTGAAGGTGGCGCTGATCATTCTCGCCATCCTCATCGTCCTCGCCATCGTCAACAGGTAG
- a CDS encoding SPFH and helix-turn-helix domain-containing protein, producing the protein MGIFDFIKGQLLEVIEWTDDSRDTISFRYPDDDKAIKNGAQLIVRESQVAQFVYLGEFGDTFGPGKHSLVTENIPVLTKLKSWKYGFESPFKVDIYFVNTRLFTGNKWGTSNPIMLRDKDFGIVRARAFGTYDFKVTDPKLFLKEVAGSDHNFRLDEFADTMRSRIVSIFSDALATSAVPVLDVATRYGELGEALLPLINPLTSAKYGIEIASFIVENVSVPPEVEEAIDKRSSMAAIGNLNDFVKYQMAKGFESGGGAGAAGMASELAVGFGIAQQMMQQGLAGGAPPTPPVAGGPAAVPGAAPAAAVPTVDLLGVADVAKVLGVSDADVMAVIEAGELKAKKIGTTYRITKAALDSYLAN; encoded by the coding sequence ATGGGGATTTTCGACTTCATCAAGGGACAACTGCTCGAGGTCATCGAGTGGACCGACGACTCGCGCGACACGATTTCGTTCCGGTACCCGGACGATGACAAGGCGATAAAGAACGGCGCGCAGCTGATCGTTCGCGAATCGCAGGTGGCGCAGTTTGTCTACCTTGGCGAGTTCGGCGACACGTTCGGCCCGGGCAAGCACTCGCTGGTCACCGAGAACATCCCCGTCCTGACGAAGCTGAAGTCGTGGAAGTACGGCTTCGAGTCGCCCTTCAAGGTCGACATCTACTTCGTCAACACGCGGCTGTTCACGGGCAACAAGTGGGGTACGAGCAACCCCATCATGCTCCGCGACAAGGACTTCGGTATCGTCCGCGCGCGCGCCTTCGGCACCTACGACTTCAAGGTCACCGATCCGAAGCTGTTCCTGAAGGAAGTGGCCGGGTCGGACCACAACTTCCGGCTCGACGAGTTCGCCGACACGATGCGCTCCCGCATCGTCAGCATCTTCAGCGACGCCCTGGCCACGTCGGCCGTGCCGGTGCTCGACGTGGCGACGCGCTACGGCGAACTGGGCGAGGCGCTGTTGCCGCTGATCAACCCGCTGACGTCGGCCAAGTACGGCATCGAGATCGCGTCGTTCATCGTCGAGAACGTGTCGGTGCCGCCGGAGGTCGAGGAGGCGATCGACAAGCGTTCGAGCATGGCCGCCATCGGCAACCTCAACGACTTTGTCAAGTATCAGATGGCCAAGGGCTTCGAGAGCGGTGGCGGTGCCGGGGCCGCAGGCATGGCGTCCGAACTCGCGGTGGGCTTCGGCATCGCCCAGCAGATGATGCAGCAGGGCCTGGCTGGCGGAGCGCCGCCGACGCCGCCGGTGGCCGGCGGTCCCGCGGCCGTCCCGGGTGCCGCTCCTGCGGCAGCGGTGCCGACGGTCGACCTGCTCGGTGTCGCCGACGTCGCGAAGGTGCTCGGCGTCTCCGATGCCGACGTGATGGCGGTGATCGAGGCCGGCGAGTTGAAGGCCAAGAAGATCGGCACCACGTACCGCATCACGAAGGCCGCGCTCGACTCGTACCTGGCCAACTGA
- a CDS encoding prolyl oligopeptidase family serine peptidase translates to MQRTLSFLLWSGVAVAVMSGMALAQPAGQPPLIDRALFFGDPEISGSQLSPDGQYLSFIKPFNGTRNIWVKKADEPFANARAITNDQKRPIANYFWSRDSRYVLYSQDQGGDENFNVYAVDPKAAPAAGQPVPVARNLTDAKGVRALIYSVPKSDPDVMYVGINERDKAWHDLYKVKISTGERTLVRENKDKVAGWVFDEAGQLRLGARTTDNGSTEILRVDKDALVKVYECNVFETCQPIRFHKDATQAYLITNKGDVDLIGLVLFDPSSSKTTLVESDPKRRVDLGNAVFSDKTGDLLATQYEDERVRWYVKEPSFKADFDFIEKRFPGKDVNFQSSTADEQRWIVVVASDTDPGEVFVYDRATRKVTPQYKVRETLPRDQLAPMTTLTYPSSDGLQIPAYLTLPRGIPAKALPLMVVPHGGPWGRDTWGYDTFAQFLANRGYAVLQPNFRASTGYGKKFLNLGNGKWGETMQDDITWGVKHLVAQGTVDPKRVGIMGGSYGGYATLAGVAFTPDLYSAGVAIVAPSNLLTLLDSIPPYWESIRTVFNVRMGDPGKADDKARLMKQSPLNSADRIHTPLMVVQGQNDPRVKRAESDQIVIALRDRGFPVEYLVAPDEGHGFARPVNNMAMIASTEKFLARHLGGRFQEEMPADVATRLKEITVDPKTVTLTAAATAAAGAPKPAADLAPMKATYSASIAMGGQSMAMKIAQEAREENGTWVFTETADTPMGAATDSAVIEKGTLLIKKRTVKQGPADIALDFSDKAITGTLAMNGQSRPVNVALDGPVFADGPGSHAVIAHLPLAQGYTTSFRNLDLRSQKVEVKQLAVVGRESVTVPAGTFDAWKVEVKGADGGVTTLWVAADSRQVAKISATLPAMNGAVLTAELEK, encoded by the coding sequence ATGCAGCGAACTCTCTCGTTCCTCCTCTGGAGTGGCGTCGCGGTGGCGGTCATGAGCGGGATGGCGTTGGCGCAGCCGGCCGGCCAGCCGCCGCTCATCGATCGGGCGCTGTTCTTCGGCGATCCCGAAATCTCCGGGTCGCAGCTCTCGCCCGACGGCCAGTACCTGTCGTTCATCAAGCCGTTCAACGGCACCCGCAACATCTGGGTCAAGAAGGCCGACGAGCCGTTCGCCAACGCCAGGGCGATCACCAACGACCAGAAGCGGCCGATCGCCAACTACTTCTGGAGCCGCGACAGCAGGTACGTCCTGTATTCGCAGGACCAGGGCGGCGACGAGAACTTCAACGTCTACGCCGTGGATCCGAAGGCCGCGCCTGCCGCGGGTCAGCCGGTGCCGGTCGCGCGCAACCTGACCGATGCCAAGGGCGTGCGGGCATTGATCTACTCGGTCCCCAAGAGCGATCCCGACGTCATGTACGTCGGCATCAACGAGCGCGACAAGGCCTGGCACGACCTGTACAAGGTCAAGATCTCCACCGGCGAGCGCACGCTCGTGCGCGAGAACAAGGACAAGGTCGCCGGCTGGGTGTTCGACGAGGCGGGCCAGCTGCGCCTCGGGGCGCGCACCACCGACAACGGCAGTACCGAGATCCTCCGCGTCGACAAGGACGCCCTCGTCAAGGTCTACGAGTGCAACGTGTTCGAGACCTGTCAGCCGATCCGCTTCCACAAGGACGCCACGCAGGCCTACCTGATCACCAACAAGGGCGACGTCGACCTGATCGGCCTCGTCCTGTTCGACCCATCGTCGAGCAAGACGACACTCGTCGAGAGCGATCCCAAGAGGCGCGTCGATCTCGGTAACGCGGTCTTCTCCGACAAGACCGGCGATCTTCTGGCAACGCAGTACGAGGACGAGCGCGTCCGCTGGTACGTGAAGGAACCGTCGTTCAAGGCCGACTTCGACTTCATCGAGAAGCGCTTCCCGGGCAAGGACGTCAACTTCCAGTCGTCGACCGCCGACGAGCAGCGCTGGATTGTCGTCGTGGCGAGCGACACCGACCCAGGTGAGGTCTTCGTGTACGACCGCGCCACCAGGAAGGTCACGCCGCAGTACAAGGTGCGCGAGACATTGCCGCGCGATCAGCTCGCGCCGATGACGACGCTCACGTACCCGTCCTCGGATGGCCTGCAGATTCCCGCGTATCTCACGCTGCCCCGAGGGATACCCGCGAAGGCCCTGCCGCTCATGGTCGTGCCGCACGGCGGGCCATGGGGGCGCGACACCTGGGGCTACGACACCTTCGCGCAGTTCCTCGCCAATCGCGGCTACGCCGTGCTCCAGCCCAACTTCCGCGCCTCCACCGGCTACGGGAAGAAGTTCCTGAATCTCGGCAACGGCAAGTGGGGCGAGACCATGCAGGACGACATCACCTGGGGCGTGAAGCACCTCGTGGCGCAGGGCACGGTGGATCCGAAGCGCGTCGGCATCATGGGTGGCTCCTACGGTGGCTACGCCACGCTCGCGGGTGTTGCCTTCACTCCCGACCTCTACTCGGCTGGCGTCGCCATCGTCGCGCCGTCCAATCTGCTGACGCTGCTCGATTCGATCCCGCCGTACTGGGAATCGATCCGCACGGTGTTCAACGTGCGCATGGGCGATCCGGGCAAGGCCGATGACAAGGCACGGTTGATGAAGCAGTCGCCGCTCAACTCGGCCGACAGGATCCACACGCCACTGATGGTGGTGCAGGGCCAGAACGATCCACGAGTGAAGCGCGCCGAATCGGACCAGATCGTCATTGCGCTGCGCGACCGCGGCTTCCCGGTGGAATACCTCGTCGCGCCGGACGAGGGCCATGGCTTCGCGCGGCCGGTCAACAACATGGCGATGATCGCCAGCACCGAGAAGTTCCTTGCCAGGCACCTTGGCGGGCGGTTCCAGGAGGAGATGCCGGCCGACGTCGCGACGCGGTTGAAGGAGATCACGGTGGATCCGAAGACCGTAACGCTGACAGCGGCCGCGACCGCTGCCGCGGGAGCGCCGAAGCCCGCGGCGGATCTCGCACCGATGAAGGCGACCTACTCGGCGTCGATCGCGATGGGTGGCCAGAGCATGGCGATGAAGATCGCGCAGGAGGCCCGCGAGGAGAACGGCACATGGGTGTTCACCGAGACCGCCGACACGCCGATGGGCGCCGCCACCGATTCGGCCGTCATCGAGAAGGGCACGCTGCTCATCAAGAAGCGCACGGTCAAGCAGGGGCCGGCCGACATCGCGCTGGACTTCTCGGACAAGGCGATCACGGGCACGTTGGCCATGAACGGCCAGTCCCGGCCGGTGAACGTCGCACTCGACGGCCCGGTGTTCGCCGACGGCCCCGGTTCGCACGCGGTGATTGCGCACCTGCCGCTCGCCCAGGGCTACACCACGTCGTTCCGCAACCTCGACCTCCGCTCGCAGAAGGTCGAAGTCAAACAGCTCGCGGTGGTGGGACGCGAGTCGGTCACGGTGCCGGCCGGTACCTTCGACGCCTGGAAGGTCGAGGTCAAGGGTGCCGACGGCGGGGTCACCACGCTGTGGGTGGCCGCCGACTCACGCCAGGTCGCGAAGATCTCCGCGACACTGCCGGCAATGAATGGCGCGGTGCTGACCGCGGAGTTGGAGAAGTAG